The DNA region tacttgttcaGAAACGAAGATAGCAATACTGTACCCTATTTATTCCTGTGCACCCCCATCAAAATCCAGAAGTTGGAGTTTTGCTCTGTTCTTTCCCTGAAATAAGAGAGAGATGGAATAACAGTAGAAAAATGTTACTGCAGTGCTCTACTTGAAATCTGAAGTGGACTCCCAGTTCCTTCCTAAACGTTTCTGGGAATACCAGAGTAATGGTGAGGGCCACAAACGTTGTGTTCTTTATCCCAGTGTGCTCCTCCATCTTAGCAGTGTGCTGCTTAATTTCTGAAGGGGGGAAGACATCTGGGGGATGTTCCAAGGCTGCAGATTTCCCTCCTTCAGCCCCACTAAGTGTGTGTGGAGACAAAGCCAGTTTCTCAGCACAAGAGCCAGGAGTTCTAGGCCATCAGCCGTGCAACTTTCTGCAGGATTCATAACTCAAAGagttatttttcactgtttctgaaCCCTATAGGTTGCCTTGGTCCTGTGGCCATCCGTCCTGCTGCGATGAGTGGGAAGTCCTTGCTCTTAAAGGTCATTCTGCTCGGAGATGGTGGAGTTGGGAAGAGTTCCCTCATGAACCGGTACGTCACCAACAAGTTTGACTCGCAGGCTTTCCACACGATTGGTGTGGAGTTCTTAAACAGGGACCTGGAGGTAGATGGACGTTTTGTGACCCTCCAGATCTGGGACACTGCGGGACAGGAGAGATTCAAGAGCCTGCGGACCCCCTTTTACAGGGGAGCTGACTGCTGCCTGCTGACCTTCAGCGTGGATGACAGGCAGAGCTTTGAGAACCTCAGCAACTGGCAGAAGGAGTTTGTCTATTATGCTGACGTGAAGGACCCCGAACGCTTCCCTTTCGTAGTTCTGGGCAACAAGATTGACAAACTTGAAAGGCAGGTGAGCACAGAGGAGGCCCAGGCTTGGTGCATGGAAAACGGCAACTATCCGTACCTGGAGACCAGCGCCAAGGATGACACCAACGTGGCCGTGGCCTTTGAGGAGGCTGTGCGACAGGTGCTGGCGGTGGAGGAGCAGCTAGAGCACTGCATGCTGGGCCACACCATCGACCTGCACTCCAGCTCCAAATCGGGGTCCTCCTGTTGTTAAGGGCGGCTGCTGCTTTGGGAACGTTGCCGGAACCGATGGTTGGGTTGCAAGGAGAGCAGGGGCACTCTGAGGACGGTGGCCATGAGGACAGTGGGTGGTTTGCTCACTGGGGAGTTGCAGCTTTACTGTCTGAATTCTGACTGGAGTTTTCAGATGTGGAAGATGAAATCTACAGGAGAGTGCTGTCGAAGAGCGTGTGAATGCAGTCCTGCTCCTGTCCCTGCCTGTGTTAGCAGGCTTAAAGGACTGGATTAAACTGAAGAGAGTGAATTCCGACCTGTAGCAAGAACTGCATGCGGAACACAGCTGGGGGCACTCCAGAAGCTCTGAAATGTTTTAGTCCTGAATTCAAAAACTACTAGACCCGCTAAACTCATGGCCTTACTGCCAAAGCAAAGTCTGCTCAGCAGTGTGAGTGAAACCTGTTGGGAAGACTGTAGCCCACACAACTGTGAGGGTGCCAGATCCTGGAGTGGCTGGGAGGTGTGCATCTGCTGCTTGGGATCAATGCGTTCTGTGCTGAGTAGTGCTAGAACTCTGATCTAAAGTAACGtaatgaaggagagaagaaactgGATGCTGCAGCATCATTTCTTCGTAGCTGTCTGTTTCTGGTCTGTTTTTCTCCGCCTTCTAACTTTGCCTTGTTTGGCTGTTGTTTTATGGAGGGACCGGCTTCTGCTTGTTTCCTCAGCCCTTCTGGAGGCTCAACACCAGATCTTGCATCTCACACCTTAAATAGACCTGGATGGAAGGTTCCAGCGTGGCCACTCAGCAGTTCATGGTGAAGGATCTGAGTGAGCTGGGAGCTCAGGAGATCTGGAGCGTGAACCTTCAGCTGGTTCCTGTCAGAAGTAATCTCTGTGTCCAGATGATTCTGTGTGTCTCTGATTCTTACGAATGCTGCAACATAAAACCACTCACCGTGATTACCTGTTGTgtcaggggctgtgctgctcagcacgGTTTACTCACACCATTGCCCTGGCCCTTACTCCCTAACGGGGAATCCAGTTTTATCTGTAACTCAGCTGGCATCCTACTGCTAGAGAACGTCCACTCAGTTAATTGACCCTTGTCAatgagcagctgtgctggggagagaTTTGGACTGATTCCTCAAGGGGCTGAAGAACGGTACTGGGAGGGCAGAGAGCCCTCCAAGAAAGGATGCCAAGCtttgctgctcccagctcctgctaGGTGTTAGTCCTGAGCTATTTGTGTGTAGCAAAGAGGTCAGTGCTTGCTGGCTTGCCGTTGTAACCTCATGTTCTGCGACTTCCTGTGCAAGTGTTTGTCCCAAATGATGGCTTTGCCTGTAAGCACGTAGGAGCCTGGCATGGGGAGAGCTTCCTGCTGAGTGCAGCGCCCACTGTGATGAGCTACTGGATAGCTAATTGTGTAGCTCAAATGGAGCAGCCTCGCATACTCAGTGCTTTAGAGCAGGGCAGTCCCTGCTCTCACACTGGCTGGTGGCAGCTAAAACCCCATCCCCTTGCAGTCTGTGAGCATGCAGGATGTCTCCTCTGGGAACTCAGGGTGATCCTGCTCTTCTCTGTGGGGCAGCCACGTGTGGGAGGGGCTGAGGCTTTAATACAAAGTCCTTGGGGGGGGAaagaggggggggggagggaatcTGATTTTGAAAGGGGGCTGAATATTCACATTCACGCAAATAGATAGGAAGTGCTTGCAGCTCTTAGAAAATCAGGTCTTTTGCTCTGCATCCATGGGTGCAGCATACATTTAGAAATTAGTTCTATTTATTTAACGATGTCTGACCTCTGCAGGCCTCAATCTAGAGTCTCTCCTTCAGTTTAACTCGGCTGAACGTAAGCATTAGGCTTTcgtgtttttaaaaatccattcaAAGGTGAGGTATATTATATTGAAGCTGTTCAGTTTATTCTGAGGTACGCACAATTCCTGAAGGAGCCCAGATCTTGAACTCTCTGTTGCAAAGTTCTGCACCAACAGTCCTCCTTTCCCTGTGTCCACTCATGCTGCTGCAGTTGTTGCTATTGCTACAAAACTGGAATTGTAACACTGAGATTCTACCTTTATTTAAGCAAATAAAACGTGGATGTATTCAAGTGAGTTTGGGAAGTGCTGCGTTCTTGGTTGGTCAGTTCTGAGGGCCAATTCTGGTAGAGGGAAGTCAGTAAGAGATCACATCATTTTATTTAAGCTAAGGTTATTCCTGAGTGCATCCATCCAGAGAATTGGTTGAGTGTAACTTATTTACAAGCTGCGCCCGCTGAtcagttttgtcttttcagGAGTACATCAGAAAACACTTCTGGAGTAGAAACATTTCACGCCGCTTCCTCCTGTCACTACGTTTTAATTGTCAGCCTGGGCTCTCAGCAGCAAGCCGtgctttccttccccttcttcctGTGCTGTTGGATGCAGCCCCTCGGGCTGCAGCTTGGCACGACTTCCAAACCATGCTGAAACAAGTGGGCATATGGGGCTgttcctcctgctgccctgccgGGC from Meleagris gallopavo isolate NT-WF06-2002-E0010 breed Aviagen turkey brand Nicholas breeding stock chromosome 9, Turkey_5.1, whole genome shotgun sequence includes:
- the RAB9B gene encoding ras-related protein Rab-9B isoform X2 → MKWVHSNLSSCCHLVLHAESCCFRFRPDGGVVCQTACLAANSTRLPWSCGHPSCCDEWEVLALKGHSARRWWSWEEFPHEPIWDTAGQERFKSLRTPFYRGADCCLLTFSVDDRQSFENLSNWQKEFVYYADVKDPERFPFVVLGNKIDKLERQVSTEEAQAWCMENGNYPYLETSAKDDTNVAVAFEEAVRQVLAVEEQLEHCMLGHTIDLHSSSKSGSSCC
- the RAB9B gene encoding ras-related protein Rab-9B isoform X3, which codes for MEPIFLLLCDAAHSGHVPAAMGSSSGHRTSSGGGWRLPWSCGHPSCCDEWEVLALKGHSARRWWSWEEFPHEPIWDTAGQERFKSLRTPFYRGADCCLLTFSVDDRQSFENLSNWQKEFVYYADVKDPERFPFVVLGNKIDKLERQVSTEEAQAWCMENGNYPYLETSAKDDTNVAVAFEEAVRQVLAVEEQLEHCMLGHTIDLHSSSKSGSSCC
- the RAB9B gene encoding ras-related protein Rab-9B isoform X1, with amino-acid sequence MSGKSLLLKVILLGDGGVGKSSLMNRYVTNKFDSQAFHTIGVEFLNRDLEVDGRFVTLQIWDTAGQERFKSLRTPFYRGADCCLLTFSVDDRQSFENLSNWQKEFVYYADVKDPERFPFVVLGNKIDKLERQVSTEEAQAWCMENGNYPYLETSAKDDTNVAVAFEEAVRQVLAVEEQLEHCMLGHTIDLHSSSKSGSSCC